A genomic region of Alicyclobacillus sp. SO9 contains the following coding sequences:
- the rplW gene encoding 50S ribosomal protein L23, which translates to MDPRDLIKRPVITERSSDLMEQNKYVFEVDRRGNKTEIRQAIEKIFDVKVAKVNTIRVPGKLKRVGKNVGRTSERKKAVVTLAEDSKPIDFFGA; encoded by the coding sequence ATGGATCCGCGTGACCTCATTAAGCGCCCGGTTATCACGGAGCGCTCCAGTGACCTGATGGAACAAAACAAGTACGTGTTTGAAGTGGATCGGCGTGGGAATAAAACCGAAATTCGCCAGGCAATCGAGAAAATCTTCGATGTCAAAGTGGCGAAGGTGAATACCATCCGAGTGCCTGGGAAACTAAAGCGGGTTGGCAAAAACGTAGGTCGCACTTCTGAAAGAAAGAAAGCCGTTGTTACATTGGCCGAGGATTCTAAGCCCATTGATTTCTTTGGTGCTTAA
- the rplD gene encoding 50S ribosomal protein L4: MPKVPMYNISGDQVGELELDDRLFAAPVREDLMHQAVLQYLAGQRSGTHKTKGRSEVRGGGRKPWRQKGTGRARQGSIRSPQWKGGGVVFGPQPRDYSQRINKKVRRAALYSALTAKFDEGKLIVLDELSFPEVKTKQVISLMGQFSLEQALIVDSSLQSNTQLSARNLQNVKYTVAQSLNVYELLKHSHIVLTKDAVEKVQEVFA, encoded by the coding sequence ATGCCGAAAGTACCGATGTATAACATCAGCGGAGACCAGGTAGGCGAGTTAGAGCTTGATGACCGCCTGTTTGCGGCTCCGGTTCGAGAAGACTTGATGCACCAGGCGGTGTTGCAATACCTTGCTGGCCAGCGCAGCGGAACTCACAAAACAAAAGGACGCTCCGAAGTACGCGGCGGCGGCAGGAAACCTTGGCGCCAAAAAGGCACAGGACGAGCGCGTCAGGGCAGTATCCGCTCGCCACAGTGGAAAGGCGGCGGCGTGGTCTTTGGGCCGCAACCCCGAGACTACTCACAGCGAATTAACAAGAAGGTTCGGCGGGCGGCACTGTACAGTGCGCTGACCGCCAAGTTTGACGAGGGTAAACTGATTGTTCTTGACGAACTTAGCTTTCCTGAAGTCAAGACGAAGCAGGTTATTTCCCTCATGGGGCAGTTTTCGTTGGAACAGGCTTTGATTGTGGATTCCAGCTTGCAATCCAACACACAGCTGTCGGCTCGAAATCTGCAAAATGTTAAATATACCGTGGCTCAAAGTTTGAACGTTTATGAGCTGCTTAAACACTCCCATATCGTCCTGACCAAGGATGCAGTGGAGAAAGTTCAGGAGGTGTTCGCGTAA
- the rplC gene encoding 50S ribosomal protein L3, which translates to MKGILGRKLGMTQIFNEEGVVVPVTVIEAGPCVVLQKKQDSTDGYSAIQIGFADQKPNRATKPEQGHAAKANTAAKRYVRELRGVDVDAYEVGQQLGADVFENGDVVDVVGTSKGKGYAGPIKRHNQHRGPMGHGSKYHRGVGSLGPIAPNRVMKGQTMAGRMGGERTTVQNLEIVRVDADRNVLLVKGAVPGPRNSYVTVRTAVKSISK; encoded by the coding sequence ATGAAGGGCATTTTAGGCCGTAAGCTCGGTATGACCCAAATCTTCAACGAAGAGGGCGTGGTTGTACCGGTAACGGTAATCGAAGCCGGGCCTTGTGTTGTTCTGCAGAAAAAGCAGGACAGTACAGATGGCTACTCGGCAATACAAATTGGCTTTGCAGATCAAAAGCCGAACCGGGCCACGAAGCCTGAGCAGGGTCATGCCGCTAAGGCTAACACTGCTGCGAAGCGGTATGTTCGCGAATTGCGCGGGGTGGACGTTGACGCGTACGAAGTTGGGCAACAATTAGGTGCCGACGTGTTTGAGAACGGAGACGTTGTCGATGTTGTTGGGACGTCGAAGGGTAAAGGTTATGCCGGCCCGATCAAACGCCACAACCAGCATCGCGGTCCGATGGGACATGGTTCAAAATACCACCGTGGTGTGGGTTCTTTGGGTCCGATTGCTCCTAACCGCGTCATGAAAGGCCAAACCATGGCTGGACGCATGGGCGGAGAACGGACAACGGTTCAGAATTTAGAGATCGTTCGAGTGGACGCCGACCGGAATGTGTTGCTCGTGAAAGGTGCCGTGCCTGGACCGAGGAACTCCTACGTAACCGTTCGAACGGCGGTTAAATCAATATCGAAGTAA
- the rpsJ gene encoding 30S ribosomal protein S10 — protein MAKQKIRIRLKAYDHQVLDQSSEKIVDTAKRSGALVSGPIPLPTDKQIYTILRAPHKYKDSREQFEMRTHKRLIDILNPTPQTVDALMRLDLPSGVDIEIKL, from the coding sequence ATGGCGAAGCAAAAGATTCGTATCCGGCTAAAAGCGTATGACCATCAGGTGCTTGATCAATCTTCGGAAAAAATTGTGGATACCGCGAAACGCTCGGGTGCGTTGGTTTCGGGGCCCATCCCGCTGCCGACTGATAAGCAGATTTACACCATTCTGCGAGCACCCCATAAATACAAAGATTCGCGTGAGCAGTTCGAAATGCGAACGCATAAACGTCTGATTGATATCTTAAATCCTACGCCGCAGACCGTAGATGCATTAATGCGTCTGGATCTGCCGTCTGGCGTTGACATTGAAATAAAGCTGTAG
- the tuf gene encoding elongation factor Tu, with translation MAKEKFDRSKPHVNVGTIGHVDHGKTTLTAAMTLIQSSKGMGQAQKYDEIDKAPEERERGITINTSHVEYSTEARHYAHVDCPGHADYVKNMITGAAQMDGAILVVSAADGPMPQTREHILLARQVGVPNIVVFMNKTDQVDDEELLELVEMEVRELLSEYEFPGDDLPVIRGSALKALEGDADNVKAIEDLLQAVDDYIPTPERDTDKPFLMPVEDVFTITGRGTVATGRVERGTLKVGDEVEIVGMKEESFKTVATGIEMFRKLLDAAEAGDNIGALLRGVERKDIERGQVLVKPGSIKPHTKFSGEVYVLTKEEGGRHTPFFNGYRPQFYFRTTDVTGVVSLQEGTEMVMPGDNVTMDVELIAPIALEEGTRFAIREGGRTVGAGVVTKVNA, from the coding sequence ATGGCAAAGGAAAAGTTCGATCGGTCGAAACCGCACGTTAACGTCGGTACCATTGGTCACGTTGACCACGGCAAAACCACATTGACAGCTGCTATGACTCTTATCCAATCCAGTAAAGGAATGGGTCAGGCTCAAAAGTACGATGAAATCGATAAGGCTCCCGAAGAGCGTGAGCGCGGAATTACCATTAACACATCACACGTTGAGTACTCCACTGAGGCTCGTCACTATGCTCACGTCGACTGCCCGGGCCACGCTGACTACGTGAAAAACATGATTACAGGTGCTGCTCAGATGGACGGTGCAATTCTGGTTGTCTCCGCTGCTGACGGCCCTATGCCGCAAACCCGTGAGCACATTCTCCTGGCCCGCCAGGTCGGTGTCCCGAACATCGTTGTGTTTATGAATAAGACCGACCAAGTGGACGACGAAGAACTGTTGGAACTGGTTGAGATGGAAGTTCGTGAACTTCTCAGCGAGTATGAGTTCCCTGGTGACGACTTACCTGTCATCCGCGGTTCCGCGCTGAAGGCGTTGGAAGGCGATGCAGACAACGTAAAGGCCATTGAAGATTTGCTGCAAGCGGTTGACGACTACATCCCAACCCCTGAGCGCGACACTGACAAGCCTTTCTTGATGCCTGTCGAAGACGTGTTCACCATTACCGGCCGCGGTACAGTTGCGACTGGCCGTGTTGAACGTGGTACTTTGAAGGTTGGAGACGAAGTCGAAATCGTCGGTATGAAAGAAGAAAGCTTCAAAACGGTTGCAACCGGCATCGAGATGTTCCGCAAACTTCTTGACGCAGCAGAAGCTGGAGATAACATCGGAGCACTGCTTCGCGGTGTTGAACGTAAAGACATCGAGCGCGGCCAGGTGTTGGTCAAGCCGGGCTCTATCAAACCTCACACCAAGTTTAGCGGAGAGGTTTACGTGTTGACGAAAGAAGAAGGCGGCCGTCATACTCCGTTCTTCAACGGCTATCGTCCGCAGTTCTACTTTCGCACCACTGATGTAACCGGCGTTGTTAGCCTGCAGGAAGGTACCGAAATGGTAATGCCCGGCGACAACGTAACGATGGATGTCGAATTGATTGCACCAATTGCTCTTGAGGAAGGTACACGCTTCGCTATTCGCGAAGGTGGCCGCACCGTCGGAGCTGGAGTCGTAACAAAGGTCAACGCCTAA